From Thermogemmata fonticola, one genomic window encodes:
- a CDS encoding DUF4198 domain-containing protein — protein MPSRFRLQAVAALAFAFTYLAAARGHFPFIVPDSNGKAVTVVFSDNLSPDTNVNIEKIAQTRLTLRHADGQETALQWTKGNGYYQVTVPAGELRIIYGTTDYGVLQKGEAPPFKLVYYPKAILGKADDPRAVIGEKLPLEIVVEGKSGEIRFRVLRQGKPLAEAETTVLLPDGSKQAVKTDKEGYTPVFRTAGRFGVWTRWTEDKKGEHAGRTFQQIRHYATLVCDISNP, from the coding sequence ATGCCGAGCCGCTTTCGCCTGCAAGCTGTAGCTGCCTTAGCCTTCGCTTTCACCTATCTGGCGGCAGCACGGGGACACTTCCCGTTTATCGTGCCGGATAGCAATGGAAAGGCAGTCACAGTGGTTTTCAGCGATAATCTCAGCCCGGATACGAATGTCAACATCGAAAAAATTGCCCAGACCCGCTTGACACTCCGCCATGCGGATGGACAGGAGACCGCCCTCCAATGGACCAAAGGGAACGGCTACTATCAGGTGACCGTACCGGCGGGAGAGCTACGCATCATTTACGGGACCACTGATTACGGCGTGCTGCAAAAAGGGGAGGCACCGCCTTTCAAGCTGGTGTACTATCCCAAGGCGATCCTAGGGAAGGCAGACGATCCGCGTGCGGTGATTGGCGAAAAGCTGCCGTTGGAGATTGTCGTCGAGGGCAAGAGCGGGGAGATTCGCTTCCGCGTCCTGCGCCAAGGGAAGCCGCTAGCCGAGGCAGAAACGACCGTACTGCTCCCTGACGGCAGCAAGCAAGCGGTCAAGACCGACAAGGAAGGATACACTCCTGTGTTCCGTACTGCAGGCCGGTTTGGTGTTTGGACGCGCTGGACCGAGGACAAGAAAGGGGAACACGCCGGACGGACCTTCCAGCAGATCCGCCATTATGCCACTCTGGTCTGCGACATCAGCAATCCTTGA
- a CDS encoding M24 family metallopeptidase — protein sequence MDPIAARRAEIDARQAALLSILQQLGCEAALLMMPVHLSWFTVGLNVRGLLADTERPVIYTDGRQRWLICSHVDSQRLFDEELDRLGFQLKEWQWEGGRASLLESVTQGRKIAIDRPIGRAPQLTLPLRYLVRELSLYEQNSYRALGQAVAHAVEATGRHCGVGETEAEVAGQLGHRLLRHGIEPAVLSVVADDRGAKYRRAGFGSTPLRRTCTIQATGQRDGLYVTCSRTISFGPPPPEFRQAYELALRLAALFRSLTIAGQTLGAIAHAGRPILAQTPYEYDWRLSAPGYGTGRYPAEELRRAGQEEPLLAGQAILWQPRVGPAALVDTFLVTTEQPVPVTPPEDWPVVRLSVRGGPYYDIPDILIR from the coding sequence ATGGACCCGATCGCTGCCCGCCGTGCTGAAATCGATGCCCGCCAAGCGGCTCTGCTAAGCATCTTGCAACAACTGGGGTGCGAGGCCGCCTTGCTGATGATGCCAGTGCATCTGAGCTGGTTCACCGTCGGCCTCAATGTCCGCGGCCTCCTGGCGGATACGGAGCGTCCCGTCATTTATACCGACGGGCGGCAGCGCTGGTTGATTTGCTCCCATGTCGATAGCCAGCGGCTCTTCGATGAGGAACTCGACCGCTTGGGATTCCAGCTCAAAGAGTGGCAATGGGAGGGAGGGCGCGCGAGCCTGCTGGAGAGTGTGACCCAAGGGCGAAAAATTGCCATCGACCGGCCGATTGGCAGAGCACCGCAGTTGACGCTGCCCCTGCGTTACTTGGTGCGGGAACTGTCGTTATACGAGCAAAACAGCTATCGCGCGTTAGGGCAAGCGGTGGCCCATGCCGTGGAAGCCACCGGGCGGCATTGCGGCGTCGGAGAGACGGAAGCAGAAGTCGCCGGCCAGCTTGGCCACCGCCTCCTGCGGCACGGAATCGAGCCAGCGGTTCTGAGTGTCGTGGCCGATGATCGCGGAGCCAAATATCGCCGCGCCGGTTTCGGTTCCACACCGCTGCGCCGTACCTGCACTATTCAGGCGACCGGACAGCGGGATGGGCTGTATGTCACCTGTTCCCGGACGATTAGTTTCGGTCCGCCGCCCCCGGAGTTTCGCCAGGCCTATGAACTGGCCCTGCGCCTGGCCGCTCTGTTTCGCTCTTTGACCATAGCGGGGCAAACTCTCGGTGCCATTGCTCACGCTGGACGCCCCATTCTCGCCCAAACACCTTACGAGTACGACTGGCGGCTCAGCGCTCCTGGCTACGGCACCGGCCGCTATCCCGCCGAAGAGCTACGCCGCGCTGGACAGGAAGAACCCCTCCTCGCCGGCCAGGCCATCCTCTGGCAACCCCGCGTCGGACCCGCAGCCTTAGTCGATACCTTCCTCGTCACTACCGAACAACCCGTACCGGTAACCCCGCCGGAAGATTGGCCGGTTGTCCGACTCTCCGTCCGCGGCGGACCGTATTACGACATCCCGGATATCCTCATCCGCTGA
- a CDS encoding arginase family protein: MNLAVRVFPWDQFGGAGTSQGATALADVVREIRRDAQREQQPCRTHTLRDRLHIQELAFTQPQHCRTWRERGRRWFRRTLQRHSFILWLGGNHLSVLPVLEELPPQTLVLQFDAHLDIHDFDDTLDTLSHGNYWRFLPQPRPSAIHLGHRDLFVPPEESRRYFTAVYSALDITTRLADVTADLQRQVSQASRVWIDIDVDVFDPALCPAVQHPLPFGLTSAAFWPLWQAVWSEKVLGVSLSEFDPGRDVRDQSLHMLGWFLEHLLLQAAQCQPMSAAEPEPSRRNDGTKPSG; encoded by the coding sequence ATGAATCTCGCGGTGCGAGTGTTCCCTTGGGACCAATTTGGCGGAGCGGGAACTTCGCAAGGAGCAACGGCACTGGCCGACGTCGTGCGGGAAATCCGTCGGGATGCCCAGCGGGAGCAGCAGCCCTGCCGCACGCATACCCTCCGGGACCGTCTCCACATCCAAGAGTTGGCTTTCACCCAACCGCAACATTGCCGGACCTGGCGCGAGCGCGGCCGGCGCTGGTTCCGCCGAACCCTCCAGCGCCACTCCTTCATCCTCTGGCTGGGAGGCAATCACCTGAGTGTGCTGCCGGTGCTCGAAGAACTACCCCCGCAGACGCTGGTGCTCCAGTTTGATGCCCATCTGGACATCCACGACTTCGATGACACCTTGGACACACTGTCCCACGGAAACTACTGGCGGTTTCTGCCGCAACCACGACCATCGGCCATTCATTTAGGCCACCGCGATCTCTTTGTCCCTCCCGAAGAGTCCCGGCGCTATTTCACCGCAGTTTACTCAGCCCTGGATATCACCACCCGTTTGGCTGATGTAACCGCGGATCTTCAGCGGCAGGTTTCCCAAGCCTCCCGCGTTTGGATTGACATCGACGTTGATGTCTTCGATCCTGCCCTTTGCCCAGCGGTCCAGCACCCCTTGCCCTTCGGCTTGACCAGCGCTGCCTTTTGGCCCCTTTGGCAGGCGGTGTGGAGTGAGAAGGTCCTGGGCGTGTCGCTTAGCGAGTTCGATCCGGGCCGGGATGTGCGCGATCAGTCGCTGCATATGCTAGGATGGTTCTTAGAGCACCTACTGTTGCAGGCGGCGCAGTGCCAACCGATGTCCGCCGCAGAGCCGGAACCGTCGCGCCGAAATGACGGAACGAAGCCAAGTGGGTGA
- a CDS encoding Uma2 family endonuclease: MQYPRPGHDPYDPGQVVPDNFIVISPEPIFARGSYMTPLQPVPPFLVLEHVSASSKQKDYRDNFYKYERELCVPYYLLFDLDQISIHLYRWTPQGYEALPPNEQGRHVIPELEIEVALVGDWMRFWFRGELVPLPAELLSSLESERQARRQAQVLARAAHHQAEVAKFQAEQAQKQAEIAQQQAEQLRQQVEAERQARLALEAELARLREQLGRQPPAKPQDTDKTET; the protein is encoded by the coding sequence GTGCAATATCCCCGTCCCGGTCATGATCCGTACGACCCCGGCCAAGTCGTGCCGGATAACTTCATTGTTATCTCCCCAGAGCCGATCTTTGCTCGCGGCAGCTACATGACCCCGTTGCAGCCCGTTCCGCCGTTTCTAGTCCTGGAGCATGTTTCTGCTTCTAGCAAGCAAAAGGATTATCGGGACAATTTTTACAAGTATGAGCGGGAATTGTGCGTGCCGTACTACCTGCTCTTCGACCTGGATCAGATCAGCATCCATTTGTACCGATGGACGCCGCAAGGGTATGAAGCCCTCCCTCCGAACGAACAGGGGCGGCACGTCATTCCAGAATTGGAAATCGAGGTCGCTCTTGTAGGTGATTGGATGCGGTTCTGGTTCCGCGGAGAATTGGTGCCATTACCCGCTGAACTGCTCAGCAGTTTGGAGTCCGAGCGCCAAGCTCGCCGCCAGGCCCAGGTACTAGCCCGTGCTGCCCACCACCAAGCCGAGGTCGCCAAGTTCCAGGCCGAACAGGCTCAAAAACAGGCCGAAATTGCACAACAACAAGCCGAACAACTCCGACAACAAGTCGAAGCGGAAAGGCAGGCCCGACTGGCACTGGAAGCGGAGCTGGCTCGCCTGCGAGAACAACTCGGCCGGCAGCCCCCTGCAAAGCCGCAGGATACGGACAAGACCGAGACATGA